Part of the Chloroflexota bacterium genome is shown below.
GACCAAGAGCCGTAAGGCCGCGCGCGGCCGCCGATTCCAGTTGCGCCGATCAACACCATGCGCCGCCGGGTTTCCCGCGCGGCGCAGTCGTTTGACGCCAACGCGCGCCTTCATGTATCATCATGCGTACGAATGTTCTAGTACCAACCATCCCACGCGCCCGCCACGGCGGGCCATTCCGGAGCCAGACGTATGCGCCAGATATCCGTTGCCGTCGCGCAAATGATGCCCAAGTTGAACGCGCTGGAAGACAACCTTCAGCACATGAGCGACATGATCGCCGCCATCTGCAAAGGGCAGAAAGTGGATCTGATCGTCTTCCCCGAACTCGCCACCAGCGGCTACGAGTGCGGGCTGAACTTCACCGACCTGGCGCAGACCGTGCCGGGCATGGCCGTCAACGTCATCGCCCAGCGCGCGTCAGAGTTCAACGTGCACGTCCTGTTCGGGATGCCGTTGAAGGCCAAGGTCGAGAGCATCATCTACGACGGCGCCGTGCTGGTCGGCCCGGACGGCGAGTTGATCGGCGACTACCACAAAGTCCACCTGCGCGGCGCGGAACGCATGGTCTTCCGCCCCGGCTTCCGCTTCCCCGTCTTTGAGACGTACTTTGGCAACCTGGGCGTGCTCGTGGGCTGGGATCTCGCTTTCCCTGAAGCGGCGCGCAGCCTCGCGCTCGACGGCGTGGATATTCTCGCGGTGTGCGCCAACTGGGAGACGCCGAACGAGGAAGAGTGGCACGCCTATCTGATGGCGCGCGCCTTTGAGAATTCGCTGTTCGTCGCCGCGGCCAATCGCATCGGCGACGAGCCGTCGTATAAGTTCTTCGGCGAGAGCAGCATCATCGGGCCGCGCGGCGAAGTGTTCGCGTCGGTCGATACCGGCATCGAGGGGTACGGCCTGGCCAAGATCGACCTCGACCAGGTCAAACAGGTGCGCGAAGAACATCAAATATTGCAGTATCGTCAGCCCCTCGCGTATCGTAATATAGTAAGGAAGTACTAGTT
Proteins encoded:
- a CDS encoding carbon-nitrogen hydrolase family protein, with product MRQISVAVAQMMPKLNALEDNLQHMSDMIAAICKGQKVDLIVFPELATSGYECGLNFTDLAQTVPGMAVNVIAQRASEFNVHVLFGMPLKAKVESIIYDGAVLVGPDGELIGDYHKVHLRGAERMVFRPGFRFPVFETYFGNLGVLVGWDLAFPEAARSLALDGVDILAVCANWETPNEEEWHAYLMARAFENSLFVAAANRIGDEPSYKFFGESSIIGPRGEVFASVDTGIEGYGLAKIDLDQVKQVREEHQILQYRQPLAYRNIVRKY